The Glycine soja cultivar W05 chromosome 6, ASM419377v2, whole genome shotgun sequence genome has a window encoding:
- the LOC114414598 gene encoding cytokinin riboside 5'-monophosphate phosphoribohydrolase LOG1-like — protein METQHQQPTIKSRFRRICVYCGSSPGKNPSYQLAAIQLGKQLVERNIDLVYGGGSIGLMGLISQVVYDGGRHVLGVIPETLNAREITGESVGEVRAVSGMHQRKAEMARQADAFIALPGGYGTLEELLEIITWAQLGIHDKPVGLLNVDGYYNSLLAFMDKAVDEGFVTPAARHIIVSAHTAQELMCKLEEYVPEHCGVAPKLSWEMEQQLVNTAKSDISR, from the exons ATGGAAACTCAACACCAACAACCCACCATCAAGTCTAGGTTCAGACGCATCTGTGTCTACTGTGGTAGCAGCCCTGGCAAAAACCCCAGCTACCAGCTCGCTGCTATTCAACTCGGAAAACAACTG GTGGAGAGGAACATTGACTTGGTTTATGGAGGAGGAAGCATAGGGTTGATGGGTCTAATCTCACAAGTTGTGTATGATGGTGGACGCCACGTGTTAGG GGTGATTCCAGAGACACTTAATGCAAGAGAG ATAACTGGAGAGAGTGTTGGAGAAGTGAGAGCTGTATCGGGCATGCACCAACGCAAAGCCGAAATGGCCCGACAAGCCGATGCATTTATTGCACTGCCAG GTGGATATGGCACCCTTGAAGAACTACTGGAAATTATCACCTGGGCTCAACTAGGCATCCATGATAAACCG GTGGGGTTGTTGAACGTGGATGGGTACTACAACTCGCTGCTGGCATTCATGGACAAAGCTGTGGACGAAGGTTTCGTAACACCAGCTGCCCGTCACATTATTGTTTCTGCCCACACTGCCCAAGAACTCATGTGCAAACTTGAG GAATATGTCCCCGAGCACTGTGGCGTGGCCCCCAAGCTAAGTTGGGAGATGGAGCAACAGTTAGTTAACACTGCAAAGTCAGATATTTCCcgttga